From the Solanum stenotomum isolate F172 chromosome 4, ASM1918654v1, whole genome shotgun sequence genome, one window contains:
- the LOC125861211 gene encoding peptidyl-tRNA hydrolase, mitochondrial-like — MKLACVISSTASSATVLCRRGRCLFSSSSVAKTLNSSSYRRGWMSNTAATGSLHQISCSMITSTSPPDTPAISAPQPEKPKPKPQPWLIVGLGNPGKRYAGTRHNVGFEMIDTIADAEGISMGSVSFKAQFGKGFIGDVPIMLAKPQTFMNASGESVGAIVSYYKIPLKQVLVVFDDLDLPFAKLRLLPKGGHGGHNGMRSIMNHLKGNRDFPRLRIGIGRPPGKMDPASFVLRTFNRQEREELDFTLQNGLEAMRILVLEGFDKSATFVNSSKPLTV; from the exons ATGAAACTAGCATGTGTAATTTCTAGCACTGCATCATCGGCGACGGTCCTCTGCCGCCGCGGCCGCTGCcttttctcctcctcctccgtGGCCAAAACCCTAAATTCATCCTCGTATCGGAGGGGTTGGATGAGCAACACCGCCGCGACCGGCTCTTTACACCAAATATCTTGTTCAATGATTACCTCAACCTCCCCACCAGACACACCGGCaatatccgcgcctcagccgGAGAAACCGAAACCAAAGCCACAGCCATGGCTCATTGTTGGCCTTGGTAACCCTGGGAAACGATACGCTGGCACCCGTCACAAC GTAGGTTTTGAGATGATAGATACTATAGCTGATGCTGAAGGAATATCAATGGGCAGTGTTTCCTTCAAAGCTCAATTTGGAAAag GTTTCATTGGAGATGTTCCAATTATGCTTGCTAAGCCTCAAACATTCATGAATGCAAGTGGTGAGTCT GTTGGGGCAATCGTTTCATATTATAAGATTCCACTGAAGCAAGTTCTTGTG GTTTTTGACGACTTAGATTTGCCTTTTGCAAAGTTGCGGTTATTGCCAAAAGGTGGTCATGGAGGACACAATGG gaTGAGGAGCATTATGAACCATCTTAAAGGGAACCGTGATTTTCCCCGTTTGCGAATAG GCATTGGGAGGCCTCCAGGGAAAATGGATCCGGCAAGTTTTGTTCTTCGCACATTTAATCGACAAGAACGTGAAGAG tTGGACTTTACACTACAGAATGGTTTGGAAGCAATGAGAATTCTAGTGCTCGAGGGCTTCGACAAAAGTGCCACATTTGTGAATAGTTCCAAACCCTTGACAGTTTAG